The Microbacterium trichothecenolyticum sequence TCGACGGCTCCTTCTCGTTCGCGGTGCCCGCGGCCTCGCCGACGCCCGCGCCCACCCCGACCCCGACCTCCGCGCCGACCCCGAGCGCGTCGGCCACGGTTACTCCCTCGGCCATCGCCGACCCCGTCGCGACACCGTCCGACACCGAGCAGGCGGCCTCTCCCCTGCCGTGGATCCTCCTCGCGGTGGCGCTGCTGGCCGTGGTGGGTGCGCTCGTCTATCTCGTCACCGCCCGCGGGCGCGGACGCTCCACCGGAGACCGGTCGGCCGGCACACCCGGACGATAGGATTTACTCATGCCTCATTACGATCTGGTCATTCTTGGTGCGGGTCCCGGCGGATACGTCGCCGCAGTTCGCGGCGCGCAGCTGGGACTGTCGGTCGCGATCGTCGAAGAGAAGTATTGGGGCGGTGTCTGCCTGAACGTGGGCTGCATCCCCTCCAAGGCCCTTCTGCGCAACGCCGACCTCGCGCACACCTTCCACGCCAAGGCCGACCTGTTCGGCATCTCGGGCGACGTGCACTTCGACTTCGGCAAGGCCTTCGACCGTTCGCGGTCGGTGGCCGCCGGTCACGTCAAGGGCATCCACTACCTGATGAAGAAGAACAAGGTCACCGAGTACGAGGGCCGCGGCTCGTTCGCCGACGACCACACGCTGAACGTCACGCTGACCGACGGCTCGAAGGAACAGGTCACCTTCGACAACGTCATCATCGCCACCGGCTCCACCGTGCGCCTGCTGCCGGGCGTCACCCTGTCGGACAACGTCGTGACCTACGAGGAGCAGATCCTCACGCGGGAGCTGCCCGAGTCGATCGTCATCGTCGGCGCCGGTGCCATCGGCATGGAGTTCGCCTACGTCATGACGAACTACGGCGTGAAGGTCACGATCATCGAGTTCCTCGACCGTGCCCTGCCGAACGAAGACGCCGAGGTCTCGAAGGAGATCCAGAAGCAGTACAAGGGCTACGGCGTCGACATCCTCACCTCGACGAAGGTCGACTCGGTCACCGACCACGGCGACAAGGTCACCGTCGCGTACACCGCCAAGGACGGCTCAACGGGCTCGATCGACGCCGACCGCGTGCTGATGTCGATCGGCTTCGCGCCGAAGGTCGACGGCTTCGGTCTTGAGAACACCGGCGTGAAACTCACCGAGCGCGGCGCGATCGACATCGACGACCACATGCGCACCAATGTGCCCCACATCTACGCCATCGGCGACGTCACTGCCAAGCTGCAGCTCGCCCACGTGGCGGAGGCGCAGGGCGTGGTGGCCGCCGAGACGATCGGCAAGGCCGAGACGCAGACGCTGGGCGATTACCGCAACATGCCCCGCGCCACCTTCTGCAACCCGCAGGTCGCCTCGTTCGGCCTCACCGAGCAGCAGGCGCGCGACGCCGGTCACGACATCAAGGTCGCGAAGTTCCCCTTCTCGGCCAACGGCAAGGCCAACGGCCTGGGCGAGCCCGTCGGCTTCGTCAAGCTCGTCGCCGACGCCGAGACCCTCGAGCTCATCGGCGGCCACCTCATCGGCCCCGACGTCTCGGAGCTTCTGCCCGAGCTCACGCTCGCTCAGAAGTGGGACCTCACCGCCCTCGAAGCGGCCCGCAACGTGCACACCCACCCGACGCTGTCGGAGGGCCTGCAGGAAGCGTTCCACGGCCTCACGGGACACATGATCAACCTCTGATCCACCCCAGCACGAGAAGGCCCGCCCGGATGTCCGGGCGGGCCTTTCTCGTGAACAGCGCGGTGCTCTCGTAGACCCCACACCGTCTCG is a genomic window containing:
- the lpdA gene encoding dihydrolipoyl dehydrogenase — protein: MPHYDLVILGAGPGGYVAAVRGAQLGLSVAIVEEKYWGGVCLNVGCIPSKALLRNADLAHTFHAKADLFGISGDVHFDFGKAFDRSRSVAAGHVKGIHYLMKKNKVTEYEGRGSFADDHTLNVTLTDGSKEQVTFDNVIIATGSTVRLLPGVTLSDNVVTYEEQILTRELPESIVIVGAGAIGMEFAYVMTNYGVKVTIIEFLDRALPNEDAEVSKEIQKQYKGYGVDILTSTKVDSVTDHGDKVTVAYTAKDGSTGSIDADRVLMSIGFAPKVDGFGLENTGVKLTERGAIDIDDHMRTNVPHIYAIGDVTAKLQLAHVAEAQGVVAAETIGKAETQTLGDYRNMPRATFCNPQVASFGLTEQQARDAGHDIKVAKFPFSANGKANGLGEPVGFVKLVADAETLELIGGHLIGPDVSELLPELTLAQKWDLTALEAARNVHTHPTLSEGLQEAFHGLTGHMINL